In one window of Rhodopseudomonas palustris HaA2 DNA:
- the gatC gene encoding Asp-tRNA(Asn)/Glu-tRNA(Gln) amidotransferase subunit GatC, which translates to MSVDAATVRRIAHLARIAVTDDEVPHLQGELNAMLAFVEQLSEVDVDGVEPMTSVTPMQMKKRADVVNDGEIADQVVANAPATEDHFFLVPKVVE; encoded by the coding sequence ATGTCGGTCGATGCCGCCACCGTCCGTCGTATCGCGCATCTGGCGCGGATCGCCGTGACCGACGACGAGGTCCCGCATCTGCAGGGCGAACTGAATGCGATGCTGGCCTTCGTCGAGCAGCTCTCGGAGGTCGATGTCGACGGCGTCGAGCCGATGACCTCGGTGACGCCGATGCAGATGAAGAAGCGTGCGGACGTCGTCAATGACGGCGAGATCGCCGATCAGGTGGTGGCCAACGCGCCGGCGACGGAAGATCACTTCTTCCTGGTGCCGAAGGTGGTCGAATAG
- a CDS encoding BrnA antitoxin family protein, whose product MPRKKSAGPPSFGKPLTDDPDDAPELLDEFFRTGEIRIGGKIVRRGRPPLGAQPKSSVTLRLDADVLESYRALGAGWQSQINADLRRVRKLKKA is encoded by the coding sequence ATGCCAAGGAAGAAGTCCGCTGGGCCGCCCTCTTTCGGCAAGCCTTTGACTGACGATCCCGATGATGCGCCCGAATTACTCGACGAATTCTTCCGCACCGGCGAAATTCGCATCGGCGGCAAGATCGTCCGCCGTGGTCGGCCCCCGCTCGGGGCGCAGCCGAAGAGTTCCGTTACCTTGCGGCTCGATGCCGATGTGCTGGAGTCCTATCGCGCCCTCGGGGCCGGCTGGCAGTCGCAGATCAACGCCGACCTGCGCCGCGTCCGCAAGCTGAAGAAGGCTTGA
- a CDS encoding BrnT family toxin → MSISFDPAKRDWTRRHRGLDFATDAATAFAGRIVTKLDDRFDYGENRYITAGYVGSRMVVIVWTPRDGDHHVISMRYCHAKEEVRWAALFRQAFD, encoded by the coding sequence ATGTCCATCTCATTCGATCCGGCAAAGCGGGATTGGACCCGGCGACATCGTGGTCTCGACTTTGCCACCGACGCCGCAACGGCATTTGCCGGACGTATCGTGACGAAGCTCGACGATCGCTTCGACTACGGCGAGAACCGCTACATCACCGCCGGATACGTCGGTTCACGCATGGTCGTGATCGTCTGGACGCCACGAGACGGCGACCATCATGTGATTTCGATGAGGTATTGCCATGCCAAGGAAGAAGTCCGCTGGGCCGCCCTCTTTCGGCAAGCCTTTGACTGA